A window of Salvia splendens isolate huo1 chromosome 8, SspV2, whole genome shotgun sequence genomic DNA:
AAACTGGGGCTTCTTCGAGGTGGATTTCTCCCTTCTAATGCAGACTctgtattttataatttatcgaTTGAAATTTGCAGGTGGTGGAGCATGGAATCGAGCCGGAGTTCATGGACAAAGTGGAGAGGCTGACGAAGGCGCACTACCGCAAATGTATGGAGCAGCGCTTCAACGAAATGGTCGCCAGCAAAGGCCTCGAGACTGTCCAGTCCGAGATCGACGATCTCGACTGGGAGAGCACCTTCTTCCTCCGCCACCTCCCCGTCTCCAACATCTCCGAAATCCCCGACCTCGATCACGAATACAAGTCAGTCATATAGCATAATTATCATTaatttcacaaataaaacacgcaattaaattaaaatcaccAACAGGGATGTGATGAGAGAATTCGCTGCCAAGATGGAAAACCTGGCGGAGAAGCTTCTAGATATGCTGTGCGAGAATCTGGGCCTGGAAAAGGGCTACCTGAAGAAGGCCTTCCACGGCTCCAATGGGCCGACTTTCGGCACCAAGGTGAGCAACTACCCGCCCTGCCCGAAGCCGGACCTGATCAAGGGGCTCCGGGCCCACACGGACGCAGGCGGCATCATCCTCCTCTTCCAGGACGACAAGGTGAGCGGCCTCCAGCTGCTCAAGGACGGGGAGTGGGTGGACGTGCCGCCGATGCGCCACTCCATCGTCATCAACCTCGGGGACCAGCTCGAGGTCATCACCAACGGGAAGTACAAGAGCGTCATGCACAGGGTCATAGCGCAGACGGACGGCACGCGGATGTCGCTCGCCTCCTTCTACAACCCCGGGAGCGACGCCGTCATCTATCCTGCGCCGGCGCTTGTTGACAAGGCGGACAAGCTCTACCCCAAATTCGTGTTCGAGGAATACATGAAGCTCTATGCCGGCCTCAAGTTCCAGGCTAAGGTGCCCCGGTTCGAGGCGTTCAAGAGCCTCGAAGCTGCTTCAACTGTCGGCTCTGCTTGATCGCTGCTGCATTTCTTATTGtcttactattattattattattattattattattattattatgttactACGGCTGTGTAGTGTTTAGATCATGTTGTATCAGTATGTGTGCCTGCTAGATTAGTGTGTGGAATGGGATGATTCAGCTTTGAAGAGGTCTGATTGTGACCAGCTTCTTCATCAAATACTaagtactattaattattgtttCTATGAATTCTTGTGTTAAGTGGAGATGGATTTTTTTAGTAGTCCAATAGTGATGCATGATAATGTACTACTCTGTTTTCATTTCTACGCTACTGTTCTCGCATGGTTTGAATTTTATAAAGCAGACATATGGTAATAGAAGATCAGGAGCAGATGCAAAAAAAGGGCTTACTTTTGAAAACCAACAGTGTTAAAGTAGATATCGCCGCAACATTAAGTAAAATGTTTATATTGAATGGAATATACATCAAGTGTAAGACAGAGTCATGCTGCATTTAAAGGGGAGGTTTGTTTCCAATTTGCCTCATTGTTTGGGAACAACAATATCATTTACATGATAAAAGCATGATGTAAATATATTTGGCTTCCGTGAAAGTGTAAAAAGGCAGATTATAGGGGTGAATATAATTAACCCCACAATAATCACTTCATTAGCAATCTAAATAACATGAGAATGTGGGGCCTTGGATGAGGATTTCACCTTTTTTAGTACAAGGCGGGTGAAATCAATTACAAAGAGGAAAAATATTGGTTCAAAAATACAGTATTATCTATTAACATCAAAGTCTTCTTCAAAGTAATTGGCAAGCAACTCCAAATAGCACATAATGATTCAAGCCTTCACAAATAGTCTCAAGTTTCTCAACAATGAAGATCAAGTGTTAGTCATCTCCAGACCCCAATTCATGTGTAATTATCATTTCTCAATTATTCCAAGCAACATAAAGCATCAATTCATAAGATTGTCAATTAAAAGAAAGCATAAACATGTAActaaaatatatcaattttacACAAGAAACATTGCATATTTACCAAGAATTCCACAAATAACCTAGTCCAACATGTTCGTAactaacaaaaaatgaaaaaacaaaagaCAACATTAAAGAAATAGACTTGATGCGCCTGAAAAGGACATAAATCATAATCTTGCTTGGAAGTGCCTCTTCAACCTTGGCTGAGCGGGGAACTTCCTtttactcttttcttttcttgattGGCAAATAAACCTAAATTTAAAGGTTGCATCACGGTGAAATTGAACACGAGATTTTTGGCCTCATGCATTACCATAGTATTGAAAATTAGAAGGAAATATAATCACCCTCCTACTAAATTAGAAGGATTACACATagtattgaaaaaaaaatttgtaccCGTTTGATAAGGATCGGTTACCGAATTAGATAATTAGATACTCGAAAAATATTTCAGGTCTGATATCAGGTAGCATATTTATCTAGTTTCGGGATTGAGAAGTGAGAACCCATTTTTTGGATTGGGTATCAGGTGCCCGATTTGACAGCCTACATGTGCCATTTAAGAaagttattattttaaataaggCACATggagttatactccctccatcccataaaaatatgggcaataggTATGTAAcgggaattaagataaaattgataaagtaagaaagaggatgagaatggtatggtaaagtaagagagatgaagagaatgaaagttaaagtagtgttagtagatagtgagacttacattattaaattgatataactttctaaaTATGGAATGCACCTATTTTTGTGTGAAtgacaaaaatagaaagtgcacatGTTTTTACGGATcgagggagtatgttttaaaaGAGAGCTATAATTGGGCCCTAGAACAATTTGACAAAATAAACTTAGACGATAGATTATTTCAGTATGAGCAGTAAGAATTATCAATCTGATTTGGGCATTTACTCAGTATGAGCAGTAAGAATTATCAATCTGTTTTGGGCCTTTACTCTTTGTCTTACCAACATACATGGTCGCAAAAATGCAATGAGCTCAAGTTGCAAAgttatctaaaatttaaaaaaaattaacgatTCAAAATGTGTATCTTCCAAAATTTTATGGTAAAATGCTGTAATATGTATGGCgaacaaaatcaaaacaatatTTGTGATTGATTTAATCTAAATGAACTCATTTTATTGAATAATAGTAAGTCAAGTATAGCATATGTGTGATGGATCTTTTAATAGAATTGTTCTGAAACTCTTTAGATTTTTGAACCaatatttttccaaaacatATCACAATTCCTAGTCAATGATTATTAAATAGGAGGATCTTCTTCTGTTGCTTATAACATCATAATCTAAAATCAAGACTAAATCTTTTCATTAGATTTTAatatgagtggatgagattaaatcttacgaattttaataattagtagacaaaatatcaacaaagggTAGATCGTCATTCtattatcatatcataattttcgtgtttttttatatcaacatagtgtattacaaatatcaacacaataacatgagtatttcaacacaagtacatgagtatttcaacacaagtacacgaaaatatcaacacagagattttacatgcattatattgatatttaaaatttaatatggggaataaaaaataaaattggagtaaaattagATCTTATTGTCGCTAAAGAGAAAGTGGTTTCGTGAGGGGAGGGGCATTATCGTAAATGGGTATGTTAGGGTTCTCTTCGTCACTTATTGTGCAGAAAATACTATATAACCATTAGGTTTCTTCCCTGATTTCAAAACA
This region includes:
- the LOC121746222 gene encoding 1-aminocyclopropane-1-carboxylate oxidase 3-like, with translation MANFPVISLAEMNGDGRGAMMEQIKDACENWGFFEVVEHGIEPEFMDKVERLTKAHYRKCMEQRFNEMVASKGLETVQSEIDDLDWESTFFLRHLPVSNISEIPDLDHEYKDVMREFAAKMENLAEKLLDMLCENLGLEKGYLKKAFHGSNGPTFGTKVSNYPPCPKPDLIKGLRAHTDAGGIILLFQDDKVSGLQLLKDGEWVDVPPMRHSIVINLGDQLEVITNGKYKSVMHRVIAQTDGTRMSLASFYNPGSDAVIYPAPALVDKADKLYPKFVFEEYMKLYAGLKFQAKVPRFEAFKSLEAASTVGSA